In one Methylobacterium sp. SyP6R genomic region, the following are encoded:
- a CDS encoding NAD-dependent epimerase/dehydratase family protein codes for MPKPCEPSRQLGRVLVTGGAGFVGSHIVDLLVARGCREIVVVDNLVRGRTENLSGALGSGAVELVIGDIRDRDLMAGLVAGCDTVFHQAALRITHCAAEPREAIEVMVDATASLVELCVAASVGKVVYASSASVYGMASTFPTPESEAHSGNRTLYGAAKSFGEGLLRSYNDMAGLDYVALRYFNVYGPRMDLHGRYTEVLIRWMERIARGEPPLIFGDGLQTMDFIDVRDVARANVLAGLSPASDVALNIGRAQETSLLELAQRLAAVMGRPDLVPVHEAERSVNPVPRRLADVRLARDLTGFQAGIGLDQGLDDLVAWWRANRMPAEAAPAPRLAPVMELAS; via the coding sequence ATGCCGAAGCCGTGTGAGCCCTCTCGCCAGTTGGGCCGGGTCCTCGTCACCGGTGGGGCCGGCTTCGTCGGCTCCCACATCGTCGACCTCCTGGTGGCGCGGGGCTGCCGCGAGATCGTGGTGGTCGACAACCTGGTCCGGGGCCGGACCGAGAACCTGTCGGGCGCGCTCGGCTCCGGGGCGGTCGAGCTGGTCATCGGCGACATCCGCGACCGCGACCTGATGGCCGGGCTGGTGGCAGGCTGCGACACCGTCTTCCACCAGGCGGCGCTCCGCATCACCCACTGCGCCGCCGAGCCGCGCGAGGCGATCGAGGTGATGGTGGATGCCACCGCCAGCCTCGTCGAACTCTGCGTCGCTGCAAGCGTGGGCAAGGTGGTCTACGCTTCCTCGGCCTCGGTCTACGGCATGGCCTCGACCTTCCCGACCCCGGAATCCGAGGCGCATTCCGGCAACCGCACACTCTACGGCGCGGCCAAGAGCTTCGGCGAGGGCCTGCTGCGCTCCTACAACGACATGGCCGGGCTCGACTACGTCGCGCTCCGCTACTTCAACGTCTACGGCCCGCGCATGGACCTGCACGGGCGCTACACCGAAGTCCTGATCCGCTGGATGGAGCGGATCGCGCGAGGCGAGCCGCCGCTGATCTTCGGCGACGGGTTGCAGACCATGGACTTCATCGACGTGCGTGACGTGGCCCGGGCCAACGTCCTGGCGGGGCTCTCCCCGGCGAGCGACGTGGCGCTCAATATCGGGCGCGCGCAAGAGACCTCGCTCCTCGAACTGGCGCAACGCCTCGCCGCGGTGATGGGCCGGCCGGACCTGGTGCCGGTCCACGAGGCCGAGCGCAGCGTCAACCCGGTGCCGCGGCGCCTCGCCGACGTGCGGCTCGCCCGGGACCTCACCGGCTTCCAGGCGGGAATCGGCCTCGACCAGGGCCTCGACGACCTGGTCGCCTGGTGGCGGGCCAACCGCATGCCCGCCGAGGCGGCTCCCGCCCCTCGCCTCGCCCCCGTGATGGAGCTCGCCTCGTGA
- a CDS encoding DegT/DnrJ/EryC1/StrS family aminotransferase codes for MIPLLDLEAQYRAVQEPLEEAVLAVLRSGAYVLGPPVAAFERDFAAHCGTAEAVSVSTGTAALHLGLIAAGVRPGDEVITVGMTFVATVAAILYAGAKPVLVDVDPQTYTMDPAAFAAAITPRTRAVVPVHLHGRLADMAAICSIAERHGITVIEDAAQAHGAERNGTRAGAFGTVGCFSFYPGKNLGACGEGGAITTDDPDIARTLRSLRDWGQEGRYNHVRPGFNYRLDTVQAAALGVKLRYLDGWTEGRRRAAARYDALLGQAGLKAPKAGGRDHVYHVYAVRVPDRDAVRARMQEAGVATGIHYPRAVHHQPAYADSVRLGTPCPVSEALAGEWLSLPLFPEITDRQIATVVAALTDSLGEGYAEAV; via the coding sequence ATGATCCCGCTTCTCGACCTCGAGGCCCAGTACCGGGCCGTGCAGGAACCCCTGGAAGAGGCGGTGCTGGCGGTGCTCCGCAGCGGCGCCTACGTGCTCGGGCCCCCCGTCGCCGCCTTCGAGCGCGACTTCGCGGCCCATTGCGGGACCGCGGAAGCGGTCTCGGTGAGCACCGGCACCGCCGCCCTCCATCTCGGGCTGATCGCCGCCGGGGTGCGCCCCGGCGACGAGGTGATCACCGTCGGCATGACCTTCGTCGCCACCGTCGCGGCGATCCTCTATGCCGGCGCAAAGCCCGTCCTGGTGGATGTCGATCCCCAGACCTACACCATGGACCCGGCGGCTTTCGCGGCGGCGATCACGCCCCGCACCCGCGCGGTGGTGCCGGTCCACCTGCACGGGCGTCTCGCCGACATGGCGGCGATCTGTTCCATCGCCGAGCGTCACGGCATCACGGTGATCGAGGATGCCGCCCAGGCCCACGGCGCCGAGCGGAACGGCACCAGGGCCGGTGCCTTCGGCACGGTCGGCTGCTTCAGCTTCTATCCGGGCAAGAATCTCGGCGCCTGCGGCGAGGGCGGGGCGATCACCACCGACGATCCCGACATCGCCAGGACCCTGCGCTCGTTGCGCGACTGGGGCCAGGAGGGGCGCTACAACCACGTCCGTCCCGGCTTCAACTACCGCCTCGATACGGTGCAGGCGGCGGCCTTGGGCGTGAAGCTGCGCTACCTCGACGGCTGGACCGAAGGCCGGCGGCGGGCCGCCGCGCGCTACGACGCGCTGCTCGGGCAGGCCGGCCTCAAGGCGCCGAAGGCCGGCGGGCGCGACCACGTCTACCACGTCTACGCCGTGCGGGTGCCGGACCGCGACGCGGTGCGGGCCCGGATGCAGGAGGCGGGTGTGGCCACCGGCATCCACTACCCGAGGGCGGTGCACCACCAGCCGGCCTATGCCGACAGCGTGCGCCTCGGCACGCCCTGCCCGGTCTCGGAGGCCTTGGCCGGCGAGTGGCTGTCCCTGCCGCTCTTCCCCGAGATCACCGATCGCCAGATCGCCACCGTGGTCGCGGCCCTCACCGACAGCCTGGGAGAAGGTTATGCCGAAGCCGTGTGA
- a CDS encoding Gfo/Idh/MocA family protein produces the protein MIGIGVIGYGYFGPNIARCVAEANGTTLKAIADPSPAAQSRAATRHPGVTIDESWQRMLTDPEIDAVAIATPTKLHYEIALAALMAGKHVLVEKPITPTSREAARLVAEAAKRRLTLMVDHTFVYTGAVQKIRELIDTGVTGDLFYYDSTRINFGLFQDDVNVIWDLAVHDLAILDYLLPAETLAISATGAGHIKGSPENLAHITLYLEGGVTAHLNVNWLAPVKIRRTLIGGSRRMIVFDDMEPSEKVKVYDRGVEFAERPSQEEIRRILPAYRMGDVWTPHIPVKEALVTEVEHFARCITQGETPLTSGESGLRVVRLLEAASQSLAQRGHPIDLSPLRAA, from the coding sequence ATGATCGGGATCGGAGTCATCGGTTACGGCTATTTCGGGCCGAACATCGCCCGCTGCGTCGCGGAGGCGAACGGCACCACGCTCAAGGCGATCGCCGATCCGTCGCCGGCGGCGCAAAGCCGCGCCGCCACCCGCCATCCGGGGGTGACGATCGACGAGAGCTGGCAGCGCATGCTGACCGACCCGGAGATCGACGCGGTCGCCATCGCGACGCCGACCAAGCTGCATTACGAGATCGCGCTCGCCGCTCTCATGGCCGGCAAGCACGTGCTGGTCGAGAAGCCGATCACGCCGACCTCCCGCGAGGCGGCCCGGCTCGTGGCCGAGGCCGCCAAGCGCCGCCTCACGCTGATGGTCGACCACACCTTCGTGTATACCGGTGCGGTCCAGAAGATCCGCGAGCTGATCGATACCGGCGTCACCGGCGACCTGTTCTACTACGACTCGACGCGGATCAATTTCGGCCTGTTCCAGGACGACGTGAACGTGATCTGGGACCTGGCGGTCCACGACCTCGCCATCCTGGACTACCTCCTGCCGGCCGAGACCCTGGCGATCTCCGCCACCGGCGCCGGCCACATCAAGGGCAGCCCCGAGAACCTCGCCCACATCACCCTCTATCTCGAGGGCGGGGTCACCGCGCATCTCAACGTGAACTGGCTCGCTCCCGTAAAAATCCGCCGCACGCTGATCGGCGGCAGCCGCCGGATGATCGTCTTCGACGACATGGAGCCGAGCGAGAAGGTCAAGGTCTACGACCGCGGCGTCGAGTTCGCCGAGCGGCCCTCGCAGGAGGAAATTCGCCGCATCCTGCCGGCCTACCGCATGGGCGACGTCTGGACCCCGCACATCCCGGTCAAGGAAGCGCTCGTCACCGAGGTCGAGCACTTCGCCCGCTGCATCACGCAGGGAGAGACCCCGCTCACCTCCGGCGAGAGCGGGTTGCGGGTGGTGCGCCTGCTCGAGGCCGCCTCGCAGTCGCTCGCCCAGCGCGGCCACCCGATCGACCTGTCTCCCCTGAGGGCCGCCTGA
- a CDS encoding acyltransferase encodes MADPALVNVYGCTIGAESQVGPFVEIQRGAVLGARCRIGANAFLCEGVSLADDVVVGPGVMFTNDRHPRAVTAAGTLMGPDDWTLETTRVGAGAVVGANATILCGLTIGAGARIAPGSVVTRDVPDGAHVAGVPATPLHPSSLLDLAEAS; translated from the coding sequence TTGGCCGATCCCGCCCTCGTCAACGTCTACGGCTGCACGATCGGCGCGGAGTCGCAGGTCGGGCCCTTCGTGGAGATCCAGCGCGGCGCCGTTCTCGGGGCACGCTGCCGGATCGGCGCCAACGCCTTCCTGTGCGAAGGCGTGAGCCTCGCCGACGACGTGGTCGTCGGCCCCGGCGTGATGTTCACCAACGACCGCCATCCCCGCGCCGTCACCGCCGCCGGCACCCTGATGGGGCCCGACGACTGGACCCTGGAGACGACCCGGGTCGGCGCCGGCGCGGTCGTCGGCGCCAATGCCACGATCCTGTGCGGGCTGACGATCGGGGCCGGCGCCCGGATCGCCCCCGGCTCGGTGGTCACCCGCGACGTGCCGGACGGCGCCCACGTCGCGGGCGTGCCCGCCACCCCCCTTCACCCCTCGTCCCTGCTCGACCTCGCGGAGGCATCATGA
- a CDS encoding WecB/TagA/CpsF family glycosyltransferase, with product MPTLADTAPTCVVRGLSFDALAAALVRGRTSVFTLNMMHMRLLGREPEFRESYRQASIVTLDSNLLNTCFLRRRMTVATGSDLVQHLSARRTFHDRSVLVIGNVTPEEAASVMASRRLEVYRPPFGFIHDPAAVDAVIARVREMAPDMVFIAVGAPQSEMLTLRLRRAGLVEPSILCCGAAFEFALGKQTRSPAFVSRTGLEWAWRLASNPRRLAGRYASDAGFLLSMLGPLNRLARSGALKVGGLQLQFRQEAGSGLTLGRGALGAG from the coding sequence ATGCCGACCTTAGCGGATACCGCCCCCACCTGCGTCGTGCGGGGCCTGAGCTTCGACGCCCTGGCGGCGGCCTTGGTGAGGGGCCGGACCTCGGTCTTCACCCTCAACATGATGCATATGCGGCTCTTGGGCCGGGAGCCGGAATTCCGCGAGAGCTACCGCCAGGCCTCGATCGTCACCCTCGACAGCAACCTCCTCAACACCTGCTTCCTGCGCCGGCGCATGACGGTCGCGACCGGCAGCGACCTGGTGCAGCACCTCTCGGCCCGGCGGACCTTCCACGATCGCTCGGTCCTGGTGATCGGCAACGTCACGCCGGAGGAGGCCGCCTCGGTGATGGCGAGCCGGCGCCTCGAGGTCTACCGCCCGCCCTTCGGCTTCATCCACGACCCGGCGGCGGTGGATGCGGTGATCGCCCGGGTGCGGGAGATGGCACCCGACATGGTGTTCATCGCCGTCGGCGCGCCGCAGAGCGAGATGCTCACCCTTCGGCTTCGCCGCGCCGGCCTCGTCGAGCCGTCGATCCTGTGCTGCGGCGCCGCCTTCGAGTTCGCGCTCGGCAAGCAGACCCGCTCGCCGGCCTTCGTCAGCCGCACCGGCCTCGAATGGGCCTGGCGGCTGGCGAGCAATCCCCGGCGACTGGCCGGCCGCTACGCCTCGGATGCCGGCTTCCTCCTGTCGATGCTGGGGCCGCTGAACCGACTCGCGCGTTCGGGTGCGCTGAAGGTCGGCGGGTTGCAGCTGCAGTTCCGGCAGGAGGCGGGCTCGGGGCTCACGCTGGGGCGGGGGGCGCTGGGGGCGGGGTAA
- the rplS gene encoding 50S ribosomal protein L19, with translation MNIIQQLEQEQIAKLDKTIPDFEPGDTVIVNVKVKEGERSRVQAYEGVVIARSGGGINESFTVRKISYGEGVERVFPIYSPNIDSIKVVRRGKVRRAKLYYLRDRRGKSARIAERAERGAEKGKTKAKKPAAAE, from the coding sequence ATGAACATCATCCAGCAGCTCGAGCAGGAGCAGATCGCGAAGCTCGACAAGACGATCCCCGACTTCGAGCCCGGCGACACGGTCATCGTGAACGTCAAGGTGAAGGAAGGCGAGCGCAGCCGCGTCCAGGCCTACGAGGGCGTCGTGATCGCCCGGTCCGGCGGCGGCATCAACGAGAGCTTCACCGTCCGCAAGATCTCCTACGGCGAGGGCGTCGAGCGCGTCTTCCCGATCTACTCGCCGAACATCGACTCGATCAAGGTGGTCCGTCGCGGCAAGGTGCGTCGCGCCAAGCTGTACTACCTGCGCGATCGTCGCGGCAAGTCGGCCCGCATCGCCGAGCGCGCCGAGCGCGGCGCCGAGAAGGGCAAGACCAAGGCCAAGAAGCCCGCCGCCGCGGAGTAA
- a CDS encoding GCG_CRPN prefix-to-repeats domain-containing protein, with translation MLMRWKIAGLAALAFGGLAAAPASAAPAGPGLAGLLAPEAPVTQVAQGCGPGFARGPYGGCRPMYGRRYYGPPRVYGRRCFIRPTPYGPRRICRF, from the coding sequence ATGCTGATGCGTTGGAAGATCGCCGGCCTCGCGGCCCTGGCGTTCGGCGGTCTCGCGGCCGCCCCCGCGAGCGCGGCCCCGGCCGGGCCCGGCCTTGCCGGCCTGCTCGCCCCCGAGGCGCCGGTGACCCAGGTCGCTCAGGGCTGCGGCCCCGGCTTCGCCCGCGGGCCCTACGGCGGTTGCCGGCCGATGTACGGCCGCCGCTATTATGGTCCGCCGCGGGTCTATGGCCGCCGCTGCTTCATCCGCCCGACGCCCTACGGGCCGCGGCGGATCTGCCGGTTCTGA
- a CDS encoding SpoIIE family protein phosphatase, whose translation MSGEPVAEAAPRRGGSLRGAGPMRRGDAPAGLGVTGVPTTQDGGADTMRPGALRGAARGRNLDGLAHTLFLRLSPVIAAVVLATQVVIAWVNYGDQIRIEGERARTMADMTARALAHPGWTTAYGPPLQALGLDPAFRSAILRDAAGGVVARLGEEPRGRSFERIQVSAEIEPGPDAQPAGSLTLVLSAEGLRANAEKQVVMVLGASLVLILAFALSLRLAVGRHVLAPLRRLLAAMGRVERKEWVTVDLAGSRRPSREIADISAAFNRMVEGLRSGDEARHLLAELERAHARLAEANGLVMESLNYARRIQQAVLPGPGSLRGAGFEVAVLWEPLHVVGGDYYWIEESDGLGIVVVADCTGHGVPGAFLTLIVATALDRILHDRALRRPDEILAALDGVVRARLRQEAGAAAGTGPDGSDEGLDCGICVVDRANGILDFAGAGLALTVLADGEITRIKGRRHGLGYRRTGREEPFARVTVPLRDAQGGPRAFFLMTDGVSDQMGGASRRLLGHRGVAEILRRHGGLPLSDQVAALEAALAAHRGPEPRRDDMALVAFRPMEGCRPMEG comes from the coding sequence TTGAGCGGCGAGCCCGTGGCGGAAGCAGCCCCCCGCCGCGGCGGCTCCCTGCGGGGCGCCGGCCCGATGCGCCGGGGCGACGCGCCGGCCGGTCTCGGCGTCACCGGGGTGCCGACGACGCAGGATGGCGGCGCCGACACGATGCGCCCGGGGGCGTTGCGCGGCGCCGCCCGGGGCCGCAACCTCGACGGTCTCGCCCATACCCTGTTCCTGCGCCTCTCGCCGGTGATCGCGGCCGTGGTGCTGGCGACCCAGGTGGTGATCGCCTGGGTCAATTACGGCGATCAGATCCGGATCGAGGGCGAGCGCGCCCGGACGATGGCGGACATGACCGCCCGGGCGCTGGCCCATCCGGGCTGGACCACGGCCTACGGCCCCCCGCTCCAGGCGCTCGGCCTCGACCCCGCCTTCCGCTCCGCGATCCTGCGCGACGCGGCGGGGGGCGTGGTGGCGCGGCTCGGCGAGGAGCCGCGGGGCCGCAGCTTCGAGCGCATCCAGGTCTCGGCCGAGATCGAGCCCGGCCCCGACGCGCAGCCCGCCGGCAGCCTGACCCTGGTCCTGTCGGCGGAGGGCCTGCGGGCCAATGCCGAGAAGCAGGTCGTGATGGTGCTCGGCGCCAGCCTTGTGCTGATTCTCGCCTTCGCACTCTCCTTGAGGCTCGCCGTGGGGCGCCACGTCCTCGCGCCCCTGCGCCGGCTGCTCGCGGCGATGGGGCGGGTCGAGCGCAAGGAGTGGGTGACGGTCGACCTCGCCGGGAGCCGGCGGCCGAGCCGCGAGATCGCCGACATCTCCGCCGCCTTCAACCGCATGGTCGAGGGTTTACGCAGCGGCGACGAGGCCCGCCACCTCCTGGCCGAGCTGGAGCGTGCCCATGCCCGGCTCGCCGAGGCGAACGGCCTGGTGATGGAGAGCCTCAACTATGCCCGCCGTATCCAGCAGGCGGTGCTGCCCGGGCCCGGCTCCTTGCGCGGGGCCGGGTTCGAGGTCGCGGTGCTGTGGGAGCCGCTGCACGTCGTCGGCGGCGACTATTACTGGATCGAGGAGAGCGACGGCCTCGGCATCGTGGTGGTGGCCGATTGCACCGGCCACGGCGTGCCCGGCGCCTTCCTGACCCTCATCGTCGCGACCGCCCTCGACCGGATCCTGCACGACCGGGCCTTGCGCCGGCCGGACGAGATCCTGGCGGCCCTCGACGGCGTGGTGCGGGCACGGCTGCGGCAGGAGGCCGGCGCTGCCGCGGGAACCGGCCCCGACGGATCGGACGAAGGGCTCGATTGCGGGATCTGCGTCGTCGACCGGGCGAACGGCATCCTGGATTTCGCCGGGGCCGGCCTCGCCCTGACGGTGCTGGCCGACGGCGAGATCACCCGGATCAAGGGCCGGCGCCACGGCCTCGGCTACCGGCGCACCGGCCGGGAGGAGCCCTTCGCACGCGTCACCGTGCCGCTGCGCGACGCCCAAGGCGGGCCCCGCGCCTTCTTCCTGATGACCGACGGGGTCAGCGACCAGATGGGGGGAGCGTCCCGGCGGCTCCTCGGCCATCGCGGCGTCGCCGAGATCCTGCGCCGGCACGGCGGCCTGCCGCTCTCCGACCAGGTGGCGGCCCTGGAGGCGGCCCTCGCCGCCCATCGCGGGCCCGAGCCGCGGCGGGACGACATGGCACTGGTGGCGTTCCGGCCGATGGAAGGTTGCCGGCCTATGGAAGGCTGA
- a CDS encoding GGDEF domain-containing protein gives MTTRRLPGPAATTDGEAPQEPGLAEPDTGKRGDGTKRSGGPANVFSLFDNEEAVLDRTEVMLTQLAAVADGVKVLAEAYRRGYREQRRLVRLSDRMQADLQKANKRLAEQQRDLQNLNEALSGEIETSARLEAELRRLADTDPLTGALARRRFLEVCARDWPRRPGQRACLLMLDLDRFKLVNDSHGHAAGDAALIAFVAACRSALRSLDAVGRLGGEEFAVLLVETDPADGAAIAERIRAAVAANPVATEGGPIGITVSIGLASAEPGESLQAAMRRADAALYAAKHGGRNRVAQAPSPEAGPETSIQEKSAPETRG, from the coding sequence ATGACGACCAGGAGGCTTCCCGGGCCTGCGGCGACGACCGACGGCGAGGCCCCCCAGGAACCCGGCTTGGCCGAGCCCGATACGGGAAAGCGCGGCGACGGGACGAAGCGCTCCGGGGGACCTGCCAACGTCTTCAGCCTGTTCGACAACGAGGAGGCGGTCCTCGACCGGACCGAGGTGATGCTGACCCAGCTCGCCGCGGTGGCGGACGGGGTGAAGGTGCTGGCCGAGGCCTATCGCCGGGGCTACCGCGAGCAGCGCCGGCTGGTGCGCCTGAGCGACCGGATGCAGGCCGACCTCCAGAAGGCCAACAAGCGCTTGGCTGAGCAGCAGCGCGACCTGCAGAACCTGAACGAGGCCCTGTCGGGCGAGATCGAGACCAGCGCCCGTCTGGAGGCCGAGCTGCGCCGGCTCGCCGATACCGACCCGCTGACCGGGGCGCTGGCCCGCCGGCGCTTCCTGGAGGTCTGCGCCCGCGACTGGCCGCGCCGGCCCGGGCAGCGCGCCTGCCTGCTGATGCTCGACCTCGACCGGTTCAAGCTCGTCAACGACAGCCACGGCCACGCCGCCGGCGACGCGGCGCTGATCGCCTTCGTCGCCGCCTGCCGCTCGGCCCTGCGCTCCCTCGATGCGGTCGGGCGGCTCGGGGGCGAGGAATTCGCGGTCCTGCTGGTCGAGACGGATCCCGCGGACGGGGCGGCGATCGCCGAGCGCATCCGGGCCGCCGTCGCGGCCAACCCCGTCGCCACCGAGGGCGGGCCGATCGGCATCACGGTCAGCATCGGGCTGGCATCGGCCGAGCCGGGGGAGAGCCTGCAGGCGGCGATGCGCCGGGCCGACGCCGCGCTCTACGCGGCCAAGCACGGCGGCCGCAACCGGGTGGCGCAGGCGCCCTCCCCGGAGGCCGGGCCGGAGACGAGCATTCAGGAGAAGAGCGCACCGGAGACCCGCGGTTGA
- a CDS encoding DUF1987 domain-containing protein, whose translation MDRIQIPATSRSPLVDFDFPAGRLLLRGESYPEDAAAFYGPLLQALRACLEEEATPLTFEVALSYFNSSSAKALMNLFMPLEEAAEEGRAVTIRWLYAEGDDTIAEAGEDFAADFSHARFEMVQETAA comes from the coding sequence ATGGACCGGATCCAGATCCCCGCCACCAGCCGCTCGCCGCTGGTCGATTTCGACTTTCCCGCCGGGCGCCTGCTCCTGCGCGGCGAATCCTACCCCGAGGACGCCGCCGCCTTCTACGGCCCCCTCCTTCAGGCCCTGCGCGCCTGCCTGGAGGAGGAGGCGACGCCGCTGACCTTCGAGGTCGCCCTGTCCTACTTCAATTCGTCGAGCGCCAAGGCCTTGATGAACCTGTTCATGCCCCTCGAGGAGGCCGCCGAGGAGGGCCGCGCGGTGACGATCCGCTGGCTCTACGCCGAAGGGGACGACACGATCGCGGAAGCGGGCGAGGATTTCGCGGCCGATTTCTCGCATGCCCGGTTCGAGATGGTGCAGGAGACGGCCGCATGA
- a CDS encoding SiaB family protein kinase — protein sequence MLASDFMAFHEASRRNGIILSFGGDLSENVLFSLGEVLKLRMQQGATDAGVSKRVFSIFVEQAQNVIRYSADKLVPHGTPAGSMVSAGLIVVGIEDGRFFVACGNEVPGEHVTALRARLDHIVGLSGEELKKYYRERLRQPAEEGSLGGSIGLIEIARRSSAPVEYDFQARGDDRSFFCLKAFI from the coding sequence GTGCTCGCATCTGACTTCATGGCGTTCCACGAGGCGTCCCGGCGCAACGGGATCATCCTGTCGTTCGGCGGCGACCTGTCGGAGAACGTGCTGTTCTCCCTCGGCGAGGTGCTGAAGCTGCGCATGCAGCAGGGCGCCACCGACGCAGGCGTGTCGAAGCGGGTCTTCTCGATCTTCGTCGAGCAGGCCCAGAACGTCATCCGCTATTCGGCGGACAAGCTGGTGCCGCACGGCACGCCGGCGGGCAGCATGGTCAGCGCCGGCCTGATCGTCGTCGGCATCGAGGACGGGCGCTTCTTCGTCGCCTGCGGCAACGAGGTTCCGGGCGAGCACGTCACGGCGCTGCGCGCCCGGCTCGACCACATCGTCGGCCTGTCGGGCGAGGAGCTGAAGAAATACTACCGCGAGCGGCTGCGCCAGCCCGCCGAGGAGGGCAGCCTCGGCGGCAGCATCGGGCTGATCGAGATCGCCCGGCGCTCCAGCGCCCCGGTCGAGTACGACTTCCAGGCGCGCGGCGACGACCGCTCGTTCTTCTGCCTCAAGGCCTTCATCTGA